The DNA window TCGACCATCGAAAGGACGCGCTCTACCTCGCCGGAAAAATCGGCGTGCCCGGGAGTGTCGATGATGTTGATCAGGTATCCGTTCCATTCGACGGTACAATGTTTGGACGTAATCGTGATGCCGCGCTCGCGTTCGAGTTCGCCGCTGTCCATGACGCGCTCCGCGATCTGGGCGTTTTCGCGGAACGTGTGGGCGCCGCGGAAAATGGAGTCGATCAGCGTGGTCTTGCCGTGGTCGATGTGAGCCACGATCGCGAGATTTCGAATTTTGTCTACTGAATACATAAGAATGCTCCTTAACTTTGCCGGATCGCTGCTGGAAGATGCCTTTCAAAAAAGAAATAATACAGCAGATTCCTCTAAAGTACAAGTTAGGGCTTCCGGCAAAAATCACAGAGGAACGCAGATGATGCTCTGCATTCCTCTGTCACTCGGCTTAGCGAAATTCGGTCATGATGTAGTAAAGCACGATGAGCAGGGAGAAACCGCAGACGAAGTCGAACGCGGCTTTCCCCGGGCGGCCGGCGCGCCGAAAGGAAAAACCCAGCCAGAAAAATGCCAGGGCACAGAGACAAAGGATCAACGGCGCTATCGCAGAAGTGAACATGTGCATGGTCTCCTTTTCTAAAAGCCGGACGGAGAATGGGAAACTTCGTTTTGAGGCGCGAGGAGTTCGTAGAATTCGTTTTTCCCGTGGCGTGCCGGTGCAGTTTCGTCGTTATTCTCCGCGAGCTTTTTCTTTTTATCCAGCTTTATCGAAATCCCCAGGCTGACGCCGCCGTGGGCAGGGCGGATTCTCGCGCTTTCGGCTTCGATTCCCAAAAGGCCGAGCGGTGCCTGTACGGCATTCAAAGTCGCTTCGTCGAGGTCCGTTATCGTCTTGCCGGCGCCCTCGACAAATTTTTGGATCCCTGGGGAAAACTTTATCCCGCTCTGCTGATCCTTGTCCTCAAGAAATTCGTGAGACGTCTCTTCGCGCACAAATCCCGTCTCGACTTTGCCGTGGGCGTTGCCGACCCCCTTAAAGCGAGGAAGCTGCGCAGGCTCCGGAGAAGAGCGATGATGGTTCTGAGCCGTCGCTGCCGGAACAGACGGGATCGTTGTGGCCGTGACGCTGTTGTCCGGAACGGCGAGTGCCGCGGAGAATGACGCGCAGACGAGGAAAAATACGCCGGCTGCGAAAAAGGATTTTCGTGCCGTGAAAGCCAAAAGGATCACCTCCTGATACTCGAAAGCTCCTGTTCGGTTCAGTCAATTTTAGCATAAAGAAAAGCCGACGGCACGCCGTCGGCTTTTACTCGTCGAAAAGACTTTTGCTCGAAAAAGACGGATCACTCGTGAGATTCATGCCCAGTTTGCGGAAGCCGCTCTCGTCGCCAGGCGTCGGGATGTGCGAGAGGTGACATTCCCGGTTCCTCAGATGACGCAGCTGTTCCACCGCGGCGGCGGCGGCAGGGTTGGAAGTGGCGCTGATGCTGAGGGCAAGCAGAGTTTCCTCAAGGTCAAGGGCCAGTTTGTTCTCGCCGAAAATCTCTTTCTTGAAATACGAAAGGGACTGGAGGATGTTGTGCGGCAGCAAGTCGATATCGTCGGGAATGTGAGCGAGGATTTTGGCTGCGTTCAGCACGGCGCTGGAAGAAGAATGGAGCAGCGGAGAGTTCTTTCCCGTTACGATCGTGCCGTCGGCAAGTTCGATGGCCGCTCCGGTAAAGATGCCGCCGTCGCCTTTGCCGCGCGCCTGGCCTTCTTTGACAGCTTCCCGCGCCGGAATCACCACGCGGCGGTATTCGGGCAGAAGATCCAGCTCTTTCATGATCAGACTGATGCGCTGGAGACAGTTTTTGTCCGCCTGCCCGAGCGCGACCTCGCAGGAGGTGCGGAAATAGCGGCGAATGATCTCCTGACAGGAGGCTTCGCGCACGGCGCCGTCGTCGACGATCCCCCAGGCGATCCGGTTGACGCCCATGTCCGTGGGCGACCTGTACCCGGCGTCGCCGCCGGTAATGCGGCAGAGGATCCGCTGGAGGATGGGGAAGGCTTCCAGATCGCGATTGTAATTCACGGTCTTTCGGTCGTAGGTCTCGAGATGAAAATGGTCGATCAGATTCACGTCGCCGAGGTCGGCGGTCGCCGCCTCATAGGCCAGATTCAGCGGATGCTTGAGCGGCAGGTTCCAGACGGGGAAGCTCTCGTATTTCGAATAGCCAGAATGGATGCCCCGCTTGTAATCGTGATAGATCTGCGAAAGGCACGTCGCCAGTTTGCCGCTGCCGGGGCCCGGCGCGGTAACCACGACGATCGGTTTGGTAGTGGGGATGTAGTCGTTGCGCCCGTACCCGTCTTCGCTGACGATGGTGTCCACGTCGGTGGGGTAGCCTTTGGTGGCGTAGTGAGTATAAACGGCGATGCCGCGGTTCTCGAGGCGTCGGCGAAAATTCTGGACGGTGGGCTGGCCTTCGAAACGGGTGATGACCACTCCGGCCACGCGCAGGCCGCGCTGCGTGAACTCGTCGATCAGACGGAGAACTTCGGAATCGTACGTGGTGCCGAAGTCGGCGCGGATCTTTTTGCGCTCGACGTCTCCCGAGTAGAGGCAGATGATGACTTCCGCCTCGTCGCGGAAACTCTCCAGCAGGCGCATCTTCACGTTGGGATCGAAGCCGGGAAGGCAGCGCGCCGCGTGATAGTCGAAAATAAGCTTGCCGCCGAACTCGAGGTAAAGCTTTTGCCCGTTGTGCCCGACCCGTTCCGCGATGGCCGCGGTTTGCTCCTTCAGGTATTTTTCGTTGTCGAAGCCGATTTGAGAAGCCATGGAAAGACCTAACGATTTTTGCCGCAGCAGAACTTGTATTTCTTTCCGCTTCCGCAGGGGCAAGGATCGTTTCGTCCCACTTTCGGGGCCGAACGGACGTACGTTTCGGGGACGATCTGACCGTCCACGAAGAACCAGTTCCCGTTGATCTTCTTGAAGTACGATTTCTCGTGGTGGTTTATTTTTTTGCCCTCAAGTTCGAAGCTGGCCACGAATTCGACGACGCCGTCGTCATCGTCCGGACCGCCGCCGATCGTGCTGAGGATCTCTATGCCGAGCCAGCGCGCCGAACGTGACCATTCTTCGGTCGCTTCCTTGCTGACGTTCTCCCGTGTTTCCGGATCATGGCTGGAAATGATAAAGTCGACGTCGCCGGTCGTGTAGGCCACGTAGCGGGCCTTCATCAGTTCTACGGCAGTTTGGGCACGGCGGCTGCCTTTGATGATGAGGCGGCAGCATTCTTCCAATTCACGGTTCGAACCACAAGGGCAAAGGGACATGA is part of the Pyramidobacter porci genome and encodes:
- a CDS encoding DUF1846 domain-containing protein, whose amino-acid sequence is MASQIGFDNEKYLKEQTAAIAERVGHNGQKLYLEFGGKLIFDYHAARCLPGFDPNVKMRLLESFRDEAEVIICLYSGDVERKKIRADFGTTYDSEVLRLIDEFTQRGLRVAGVVITRFEGQPTVQNFRRRLENRGIAVYTHYATKGYPTDVDTIVSEDGYGRNDYIPTTKPIVVVTAPGPGSGKLATCLSQIYHDYKRGIHSGYSKYESFPVWNLPLKHPLNLAYEAATADLGDVNLIDHFHLETYDRKTVNYNRDLEAFPILQRILCRITGGDAGYRSPTDMGVNRIAWGIVDDGAVREASCQEIIRRYFRTSCEVALGQADKNCLQRISLIMKELDLLPEYRRVVIPAREAVKEGQARGKGDGGIFTGAAIELADGTIVTGKNSPLLHSSSSAVLNAAKILAHIPDDIDLLPHNILQSLSYFKKEIFGENKLALDLEETLLALSISATSNPAAAAAVEQLRHLRNRECHLSHIPTPGDESGFRKLGMNLTSDPSFSSKSLFDE
- a CDS encoding YchJ family protein — protein: MSLCPCGSNRELEECCRLIIKGSRRAQTAVELMKARYVAYTTGDVDFIISSHDPETRENVSKEATEEWSRSARWLGIEILSTIGGGPDDDDGVVEFVASFELEGKKINHHEKSYFKKINGNWFFVDGQIVPETYVRSAPKVGRNDPCPCGSGKKYKFCCGKNR